Proteins encoded within one genomic window of Bos indicus isolate NIAB-ARS_2022 breed Sahiwal x Tharparkar chromosome 23, NIAB-ARS_B.indTharparkar_mat_pri_1.0, whole genome shotgun sequence:
- the LOC109576714 gene encoding olfactory receptor 10C1-like, which translates to MSFNCSLWQDNSMSVKHFAFVKFSEVTEQCFLLFSFILFMFLASLTGNALIALAIWTNPALHTPMYFFLANLSLLEIGYTCSTIPKMLQNLVSEARGISREDCATQMFFFTLFGISECCLLAAMAFDRYTAICSPLHYATRMSHGVCVHLAMISWGMGCIVGLGQTNYIFSLDFCGPCEIDHFFCDLPPILALACGNTSHNEAAVFVAAILCISSPFLLIIASYGRILAAVLVMPSPEGRQKALSTCSSHLLVVTLFYGSASVTYLRPKASHSPGVDKLLALFYTVVTSMLNPIIYSLRNKEVKTALRRTLGKKNVLTHG; encoded by the coding sequence ATGAGTTTCAATTGTTCTTTGTGGCAAGACAACAGCATGTCTGTGAAACACTTTGCATTTGTCAAATTCTCTGAGGTCACTGAAcagtgtttccttttattttccttcattctatTCATGTTTTTAGCATCACTGACAGGCAATGCTCTCATAGCCCTTGCCATCTGGACCAATCCAGCCCTCCatacccccatgtacttcttcctggcCAACTTGTCTCTCTTGGAGATTGGATACACTTGCTCTACTATACCCAAGATGCTGCAGAACCTTGTGAGTGAGGCCCGAGGAATCTCTCGGGAGGACTGTGCTACACAGATGTTTTTCTTTACATTATTTGGTATCAGTGAGTGCTGTCTTTTGGCAGCCATGGCTTTTGATCGCTATACGGCCATATGCTCCCCACTTCACTATGCAACACGAATGAGTCATGGAGTGTGTGTCCATTTAGCAATGATTTCTTGGGGAATGGGTTGCATAGTAGGCTTGGGCCAAACcaactatattttttctttggacTTCTGTGGCCCCTGTGAAATAGATCACTTCTTCTGTGACCTCCCCCCTATTCTGGCACTAGCCTGTGGGAATACATCCCATAATGAGGCTGCAGTCTTTGTTGCAGCCATTCTTTGCATTTCCAGTCCATTTTTATTAATCATTGCTTCTTATGGCAGAATTCTAGCTGCTGTGTTGGTCATGCCCTCCCCTGAAGGCCGTCAAAAAGCTCTTTCCACCTGTTCTTCCCACCTACTGGTAGTAACACTATTCTATGGCTCAGCATCTGTCACCTACTTGAGGCCCAAGGCTAGCCATTCACCTGGGGTAGATAAACTCCTGGCCCTCTTCTATACTGTGGTGACATCCATGCTCAACCCTATCATCTACAGCTTACGGAATAAGGAAGTCAAGACAGCTCTTCGGAGAACTCTGGGCAAGAAAAATGTTTTGACTCACGGGTAG
- the LOC109576859 gene encoding olfactory receptor 2J3, which produces MNATSEAYFVLLGFSNWPHLEVVLFVVVLVFYLMTLTGNLFIIILSYLDSHLHTPMYFFLSNLSFLDLCYTTSFIPQLLVNLWGPGKTISYTGCMIQLYFVLALGCTECVLLMVMSYDRYAAVCRPLHYSILMHPRFCHLLAVASWVSGFTNSALHSFFTFWVPLCGHRQVDHFFCEVPALLRLSCIDTRANELTLMVTSSIFVLIPLILILSSYGAIARAVLRMQSTTGLQKVFGTCGAHLMVVSLFFIPVMCIYLQPPSGNSQDQGKFIALFYTVVTPSLNPLIYTLRNKDVRGAVKSLVG; this is translated from the coding sequence ATGAATGCAACCTCTGAAGCCTACTTTGTTCTACTGGGGTTTTCTAATTGGCCTCATCTGGAAGTAGTTCTCTTTGTGGTTGTCTTGGTGTTCTACTTGATGACATTGACAGGCAACCTGTTCATCATTATCTTGTCATACTTGGATTCCCATCTCCACActcctatgtattttttcctctcaaaTCTCTCTTTTCTGGATCTCTGCTATACCACCAGCTTCATCCCTCAGTTGCTGGTCAACCTCTGGGGTCCAGGAAAAACCATCTCTTACACTGGTTGCATGATTCAGCTTTATTTTGTCCTCGCACTGGGATGCACAGAATGTGTGCTTCTGATGGTGATGTCCTATGACCGTTATGCAGCTGTGTGTAGACCCCTGCACTACTCTATCCTCATGCACCCTCGTTTCTGCCATCTGTTGGCTGTGGCTTCTTGGGTAAGTGGCTTTACCAACTCagcacttcattctttctttacattttggGTACCCCTGTGTGGACATCGCCAAGTGGACCATTTCTTCTGTGAAGTTCCAGCACTACTTCGACTGTCATGCATTGATACCCGTGCTAATGAGCTAACTCTCATGGTCACAAGCTCCATTTTTGTTCTCATACCTCTCATCCTCATTCTCAGCTCCTATGGTGCCATTGCCCGGGCAGTGCTGAGGATGCAGTCGACAACTGGACTCCAGAAAGTCTTTGGGACGTGTGGAGCCCATCTTATGGTCGTATCcctctttttcattccagtcatgTGCATATACCTCCAGCCACCATCAGGAAATTCTCAAGATCAGGGCAAGTTCATTGCCCTCTTCTATACTGTTGTCACACCTAGCCTCAACCCTCTAATCTACACCCTCAGAAACAAAGATGTAAGAGGGGCCGTAAAGAGTCTAGTGGGGTGA